One genomic segment of Coffea arabica cultivar ET-39 chromosome 6e, Coffea Arabica ET-39 HiFi, whole genome shotgun sequence includes these proteins:
- the LOC113694125 gene encoding uncharacterized protein isoform X2: MAYVDHAFSISDEDIMMDTPYTVNNRPPIKEIALAVALLVFGTLGIVLGVIMAVNKVGGDRAHGKELNASHCPYETAAYGPGYGCGIGIIDA, encoded by the exons ATGGCGTATGTAGATCACGCGTTCTCGATATCCGATGAGGACATCATGATGGACACCCCCTACACCGTCAACAACCGCCCTCCTATCAAGGAGATCGCGCTTGCCGTTGCTCTTTTAGTTTTCGGCACCCTAGGAATCGTCCTCGGCGTCATTATGGCTGTCAACAAAGTTGGTGGCGACCGAGCTCATg GTAAGGAATTGAATGCCAGTCATTGCCCCTATGAAACGGCTGCTTACGGGCCAGGATATGGATGTGGCATTGGAATCATTGATGCTTGA
- the LOC140009500 gene encoding uncharacterized protein, which yields MPANVESKPPPRIGKIGPYTVFITPPSTPSTPTTPSPRPLSDSPKKTVPASPLASPAPVQRPTQSHSPPPPAVQAPPSQFYSTKPSHKSHSTFGFFWDAVAKVQNAHASLDEHVAYWFGLNQSKYQWALDDFYETKGTNPGDSKAKGLSDKAQNV from the exons ATGCCGGCGAACGTGGAATCGAAGCCACCTCCGAGGATCGGCAAGATCGGACCTTACACCGTCTTCATAACCCCTCCTTCTACTCCCTCCACTCCTACAACTCCCAGTCCCCGACCCCTCTCCGACTCTCCCAAGAAAACCGTTCCCGCTTCTCCGCTTGCATCGCCTGCCCCTGTTCAGCGGCCAACTCAGTCTCATTCTCCTCCGCCGCCTGCGGTTCAGGCTCCGCCTTCGCAGTTTTATAGCACTAAACCATCCCACAAGTCTCATTCGACTTTTGGGTTCTTCTGGGATGCCGTCGCTAAAgttcaaaatg cTCACGCGAGTTTGGATGAGCACGTGGCGTATTGGTTCGGGTTGAATCAGTCCAAGTATCAATGGGCACTCGATGATTTCTATGAAACAAAGGGAACT AATCCAGGGGATTCAAAGGCAAAAGGCTTATCTGATAAGGCGCAGAACGTGTAA
- the LOC113694125 gene encoding uncharacterized protein isoform X1 encodes MAYVDHAFSISDEDIMMDTPYTVNNRPPIKEIALAVALLVFGTLGIVLGVIMAVNKVGGDRAHGLFFAILGGILFLPGFYYTRIAYYAYKGYKGFSFSNIPPV; translated from the exons ATGGCGTATGTAGATCACGCGTTCTCGATATCCGATGAGGACATCATGATGGACACCCCCTACACCGTCAACAACCGCCCTCCTATCAAGGAGATCGCGCTTGCCGTTGCTCTTTTAGTTTTCGGCACCCTAGGAATCGTCCTCGGCGTCATTATGGCTGTCAACAAAGTTGGTGGCGACCGAGCTCATg GACTATTTTTTGCAATACTTGGGGGTATTTTGTTTCTTCCGGGATTTTACTACACAAGGATTGCATACTATGCTTATAAGGGTTACAAAGGTTTCTCTTTCTCCAACATTCCTCCTGTGTAG